The Populus nigra chromosome 4, ddPopNigr1.1, whole genome shotgun sequence genome contains the following window.
CACCAGGATTTTTCACGTagaaacttatatattttatcatgtatttatttaattttataatttatttttattgattgattgatacTACTTTAATtggataaagagagaaaaaaattgaaatttgtgAATTTTGAATTTGGTTATATTGGTCACTTTTTTCGACACATTCATTCTAATGCTTGACTTTAGGATTAAATTAATGTAATATAATGattaatacaataataataatatttgtaatatcATGTAATTATATTCTAGAATTTTACGTGTGTATTTCATTAACTAACCGCCAGcacatttgaaatttaattaacttgttttgtgtaaatttattatttttctaactaTTCGGGAAtgcttttcaaaagtgtttttaaaaaaatttaattttttttttattttgaagtaatatatttttgatatgttgatctcaaaaataatttttaaaaaataaaaaaatattattagcatatttttctgagtgaaaaatattttaaaaaacaatcacaaccacactCACACCTTAGAAAAATTACTACCTTCTATAACCACGCACCCAAACCTAAagctaataattataattaaaaaaaaactcaatgtttTATGAAAAACTTGTAGAATATTATTATACAAGTTTATATCACTTGGTTTatcttgtgtatttttttttgtataaaatacatggtcttatttatttttatgttttaaaaacgtttttgaaaaaatttaatttttttttatttttttttgtttcaaattaatatttttttggtgttttcagatcattgtgatacgctgatgtcaaaaataattttttaaaaataaaaaacattattttaatacatttctaaataaaaaatactttaaaaaataaccgcaactATACTTTCAAACACACAAATAATTACATTGCCTAAATACTTCATAGGTCCGTATAATGACTATATCCtatgtcataaaaaatattattccttaCATAAAAGTTAACTTATTTTACGAAATGATAtacaaatttttctttcttatagtTTTTTCCCCACAAGTTCGTAAATGAGCTcacttgttttctaaaaaaacagttctttttttttttttttgaaaaacaatggtCTAGCTCATGAACATAATTAAAGAAGCTCATGAGCCATGGAAACTcgtttgaaaatgaattttaaaaacttagttTTGTTAAAATGAGCCTAGTAATGACTCGATTCATCTACTGCTATGACAAGCAGCAGCCCTCACGAgacttgtttttgtttaaaacaatgttagaaattagtttttaaaataatttttaattgaaaatatattaaaataattttttattatttttttaagattatatcaaaacaataaaaaaaatttaaaataataataataaaagaattaatttttaaaaaaagccgACTCTAAACATCCTAAAAAATGTTATGATTGATGGATTTTGAAGAGTTTAGTAACTCagaataagaaaaaagtaaaCTAAAATAGGAACTTTTAGAAAAGTTCAGGCACTGAAATTATGATTATATCCGCCAAAATACATTCGCGTGACAAACACTGATCTAAAACCATGGTCCCACAAAACTAGAACAATCCTAAGCCGTTGGATGTAAAAACACGTGCCCGAGTCCGCGCATTGCCTTCTTTCCGAatttttctcttcctctctctcgaAACccgtctctctctctttctccatcTAAAACTAAACCCTCTGTCCCTCGAGGATCCACCACCATTTTCAGCTCAGTAAGCTCTCCATCTCTCTCTTTATTGTACTTCAGTAACTATTCTTTACTGGTCAGACAATTTCTGTTTGGTTGATCTTTATTAACTAATGTTTCATCCATAAAAAAGGGGATAAAACTATTTCAAGGGAAATTAGGTCAAATAAATCAACCAACTTATATCTTCTGAAAAGCACGTAAGAACCCTTTGGAGACTTCATTTCTGTTcgaatttcttttaattgggattttttttcaattttatcttataCCGATGTTGcttatttttgaatttgatatcTCAAGTGTTTGTGCACAGGAGGAAATCTTCCTTGTGACAAATTCCAAGAGCTTGTGTGTTGAAGAGAAGAGCAATGGTGGACCCATGGTGGTCTCTATTAGGGGCAGCAATTCCAGCTATAATTGCAGGGCAAGCATTAAggatgaagaaaagaagagcTGATGAGCAGAGGTTAAAGAGCGCCAGAGGCCGTGAAAAGAGCTCCGATGAAATATTTGTTTGCGAGAGGGTATGCACTTCGAAGAGGATGCTAAAGAAGGTTGGTGCATTATCTAAAGACCCAACTATTGATACTTGTGTTACCGTTTGCGGTGTTTCTGAGCTTGATGCTTGTGCTGATGCATGTGCGAGAACTGTTTGTGTCAATCAACACCAGGTGCCTAACTGGAATGATATTTGCCTTAGGAGGTGCCAAAGTGAGTGTCTTAGGCTATCCAACTCCTCTGCAACTTCCTGAGAGGCTCTTTTGCCGTATCTGTTATTAGTCTTAGATTGTGTTTTTACATTTCCTTGAGAAATTTCATGGTATACTCTGTTCAAAATggatttcatattttctttggttttggacATGCTCATAAACTGTTCGACCAATGTCCACCTAGTTTTGCCTTTCCCATTCTGTTTCATGCGAGGAAAAATTAGGTCCATTCTTTTACCGTCTAGTGCTTCTCTTCTTTCTATCTTCTGTTAGTTTTCAAGCAACCCGTGTACTTTTAAAGGACCTTGCCTGTAAATGATATGCTCACTCGCACTGGGTCTATTCTGGAAGCTCaacatggataaaaaaaaccaatcaatgaCTCTTTCATCTACAGGCAAGGGTTTTGCCACCAGGCATGTTTGATGTGATGACCAACCGAACTTACCATCCTACCATGGTTGAACCACCAGACTCTTGTGCTTCAGTGAGCATCTCGGGTGGATTATAGGCAGTTTCTATGCATGCTTATTTGATGCTAGTTCCAATCAAAGAGGCATTGAGCCTGGGATTTGGAGGCCTAGCTGGTTTTCCTTGCCTCCTGTGGTATGCAACAATTGGCTGGGAAATTGGCATTTGCACCAATGGGAAAATAGCATGCAGCTGAATGGCGAATTATTGAAGTTAAAAGCATCATAATAAGCGTGTGTACTTAACCTGAAGACTATTTCGAGCTGATTGTGCCTATTGCCAATGTTCAGAAGTCTTCAAAAGATTTTGTTTAGATACCTTAAACCCTCACCATCAGGTCACTCTGAAATGTGGAAAGCTCGTATGAACATTGTCCAAAAGAAATCTGGGCCTGAGTTGGGAAATGGATTAGATTCTCTAATCCGATTTCCATAAAGTCGCAAGCTCGGACTGATTGATGTTTTGCAAACTATAAATAGACATATATTGTTGATTCAGTAGATAGAGGTCAATGTGGGGAGAAAGTGGAGACAGCTGCAGTAGAATTCAGTTACTTAGAATTGCCCGGGATGCTTTGCGTCACCCGTGGTCAAGTTTCACCATCCCCGCACTAAACTTGGTATCAAAGGCCCAAGCTCGAGCAGAGCTCCAAGCCTAGAGAATCGGTAGGTTTCAGGGTCCTGTGGCTATTTGGAAAAATACGTATGAACTCTAAGCCGATGTAAATCAATTAAGCCTATTACAATTAAATCAGAGGTATTTCCAGTTAATTATGCCTGCCACAATTGAATCGAAGCTAAAAGACCGCTCAATCCTCCACTGCCAAATTGCTCAATCAACCAAAGAACGCTCACGTGCAGAATTATTACCCTACCAGAACAAAGCTATTTATATTAGATGCCTGTTGACAATAATTTTcaactttcttcttttattcagCTTTGATCCAGCAACAAGAGATGACTATGAAGATAATAAAAACTGCTTCAgccagaaaagaaaataaggaaaaaactCAAAGCTGGCCAAGTGGCTTAAGCCTATA
Protein-coding sequences here:
- the LOC133692579 gene encoding uncharacterized protein At5g64816, which encodes MVDPWWSLLGAAIPAIIAGQALRMKKRRADEQRLKSARGREKSSDEIFVCERVCTSKRMLKKVGALSKDPTIDTCVTVCGVSELDACADACARTVCVNQHQVPNWNDICLRRCQSECLRLSNSSATS